One Micromonospora sp. WMMD812 genomic window carries:
- the mca gene encoding mycothiol conjugate amidase Mca, with the protein MAEQLRLMAVHAHPDDESSKGAATTAKYVAEGVDVLVVTCTGGERGSVLNPKLDRPDVWANIAEIRRGEMDAARAILGIEQAWLGFVDSGLPEGDPLPPLPEGCFALQDVEVAAGPLVRLMRQFRPHVVTTYDEEGGYPHPDHIMCHNVSVAAFEAAGDPQRYPELGEPWQPLKLYYDIGFSKGKIMALHEAMLAAGLESPYEEWLKRWDERPDKGPRITTRVECAEYFPVRDDALRAHATQVDPDGFWFQVPMELQQGAWPTEDYELVRSMVDSPLPESDLFAGVRETAHAR; encoded by the coding sequence TTGGCAGAACAGCTGCGTCTCATGGCCGTCCACGCCCATCCGGACGACGAGTCCAGCAAGGGCGCCGCGACCACGGCGAAGTACGTCGCCGAGGGGGTGGACGTCCTGGTCGTGACGTGCACCGGCGGAGAGCGCGGCAGCGTGCTCAACCCGAAGCTCGACCGACCCGACGTCTGGGCCAACATCGCCGAGATCCGCCGCGGCGAGATGGACGCCGCCCGGGCGATCCTCGGCATCGAGCAGGCCTGGCTCGGCTTCGTCGACTCGGGGCTGCCCGAGGGCGATCCGCTGCCGCCGCTGCCCGAGGGGTGCTTCGCCCTGCAGGACGTCGAGGTGGCCGCCGGCCCGCTGGTGCGGCTGATGCGCCAGTTCCGCCCGCACGTCGTCACGACGTACGACGAGGAGGGCGGTTACCCCCACCCGGACCACATCATGTGCCACAACGTGAGCGTGGCCGCCTTCGAGGCCGCCGGCGACCCGCAGCGCTACCCGGAGCTGGGCGAGCCGTGGCAGCCGCTGAAGCTCTACTACGACATCGGCTTCTCCAAGGGCAAGATCATGGCGCTGCACGAGGCGATGCTCGCCGCCGGCCTGGAGTCGCCCTACGAGGAGTGGCTCAAGCGCTGGGACGAGCGCCCGGACAAGGGCCCGCGGATCACCACCCGCGTCGAGTGCGCGGAATACTTCCCGGTCCGCGACGACGCGCTGCGCGCCCACGCCACCCAGGTCGACCCGGACGGCTTCTGGTTCCAGGTGCCGATGGAGCTCCAGCAGGGTGCGTGGCCGACGGAGGACTACGAGCTGGTGCGCTCGATGGTCGACAGCCCGCTCCCCGAGTCGGACCTGTTCGCCGGCGTGCGCGAGACCGCGCATGCCCGCTGA
- a CDS encoding DUF4307 domain-containing protein: MSETHATIPPGTPVFPPGRYGRRRESGGRRPLLLAAVVLVVLATVLSLIAVRLYRQYGDPNYDAQVVTYTDITDTQVQIEFRLTVPTGGSAVCLLRARSRDGAEVAREQVTVTAPPGKRHVTTRHMLTTTGRPFIGEVLRCRPPA; encoded by the coding sequence GTGAGCGAGACGCACGCCACAATTCCACCGGGAACGCCGGTCTTCCCGCCCGGGCGGTACGGCCGCCGCCGGGAGTCCGGCGGGCGCCGCCCCCTGCTGTTGGCCGCGGTGGTCCTGGTCGTGCTGGCCACCGTCCTGAGCCTCATCGCGGTCCGGCTCTACCGCCAGTACGGCGATCCGAACTACGACGCCCAGGTCGTGACGTACACCGACATCACGGACACTCAGGTGCAGATCGAGTTCCGGCTGACCGTGCCGACCGGCGGCTCGGCGGTCTGCCTGCTACGCGCCCGGAGCCGGGACGGCGCCGAGGTGGCCCGGGAACAGGTCACGGTGACCGCGCCCCCGGGGAAGCGGCACGTCACCACGCGGCACATGCTCACGACCACGGGCCGACCCTTCATCGGCGAGGTGCTGCGCTGCCGCCCGCCCGCCTGA